From Woronichinia naegeliana WA131, the proteins below share one genomic window:
- a CDS encoding TerB family tellurite resistance protein, with protein MMDHQKTKQLLKILIGAAWIDGVIQVEERSYLKQTAQQHHLQDDPELKLLLSELKPVSPQECYQWLQDYLGDNHSEEDYQELLERLSGLLYSDGDIQIQEAKLLTTLQGLDPAQETQKKPIEKLLGKIQTLYRKAIRQQI; from the coding sequence ATGATGGATCATCAAAAAACGAAACAATTGCTTAAAATCCTGATCGGTGCGGCTTGGATTGATGGCGTGATTCAGGTCGAAGAAAGAAGCTATCTTAAACAAACTGCCCAGCAACATCATTTACAAGATGATCCAGAACTGAAACTATTGTTATCAGAATTAAAACCCGTTTCTCCCCAGGAATGTTATCAATGGTTACAGGATTACCTAGGCGACAATCATAGCGAGGAAGATTACCAAGAACTTCTCGAAAGGCTAAGTGGTTTACTTTACAGCGATGGAGATATCCAGATCCAAGAGGCGAAGTTATTAACGACTTTACAAGGACTTGATCCAGCCCAAGAAACACAAAAAAAACCGATTGAGAAACTCCTCGGTAAAATCCAAACTCTTTACCGTAAAGCCATTCGACAACAGATTTAG
- a CDS encoding prohibitin family protein: protein MQKTVVKSNARTKDLQRLQTEMALNWKIDPLKVKEIYQTIGSEQDIDIKVITPAFDEIIKGSIPSRSLDNALAQREQLREEVATKIQKRLAPFGVLVADVSVVNLIASEEFTKATEARQIAEQEVVTAKKQAEALIIKAKGEAESQKLLQQTLTSQLLQKQLIDKWDGKLPTVTGGNNIPLININPITGQNKP from the coding sequence ATTCAAAAAACAGTTGTTAAATCTAATGCAAGAACTAAAGATTTACAACGTCTTCAAACGGAAATGGCTTTAAATTGGAAAATTGATCCACTCAAAGTAAAAGAAATTTATCAAACTATAGGAAGTGAACAGGATATTGATATTAAAGTCATCACTCCTGCTTTTGATGAAATCATTAAAGGATCAATTCCCTCAAGATCGCTAGACAATGCCCTTGCTCAACGTGAACAACTTAGGGAAGAAGTTGCCACTAAAATCCAAAAACGTCTTGCTCCTTTTGGTGTATTAGTAGCAGATGTTTCGGTTGTTAACTTAATCGCATCTGAAGAATTTACAAAAGCAACAGAAGCTCGGCAGATTGCGGAACAGGAAGTAGTTACTGCAAAAAAACAAGCCGAGGCCTTAATTATCAAAGCAAAAGGCGAGGCTGAATCTCAAAAATTACTCCAACAAACTCTAACTTCCCAACTTCTTCAAAAGCAGCTAATTGATAAATGGGATGGTAAGTTGCCTACGGTTACAGGCGGTAATAATATTCCGTTGATCAATATTAATCCTATTACTGGACAAAATAAACCTTAA
- a CDS encoding DUF3038 domain-containing protein, translating into MSSALALMSDSSISIDNHPVILKTLPDFPVSGQRCAAQIQQQIDLLLLAIEALELGASEQMLETIEQLELQAIIRNRLDLWRLRSTNPWRRSYNRHSLTLVQAKALVIIANYRAKQSTVTIRQLLLAEQQMREKQLPVGTHFLLSEYLDQFRSHFTSRMNPCRAKVSVYLASEEDLNDFALSLLKQLLFITGTTGIQRFWVSLFDGEVA; encoded by the coding sequence ATGAGTTCAGCCCTAGCCCTAATGTCCGATTCTTCTATTTCCATTGACAATCACCCCGTTATTTTAAAAACGTTGCCAGATTTTCCGGTTTCAGGCCAACGTTGTGCTGCCCAAATTCAACAGCAAATTGATCTCCTACTACTGGCGATCGAGGCTTTGGAATTGGGGGCTTCTGAACAGATGTTGGAAACGATTGAGCAACTAGAATTACAAGCTATTATCAGAAATCGCCTTGACCTCTGGCGGTTGCGTTCTACCAATCCTTGGCGGCGTTCCTATAATCGCCATTCCCTAACCTTAGTGCAGGCAAAGGCCTTAGTTATTATTGCTAATTATCGAGCTAAGCAATCAACCGTGACCATTCGTCAACTGTTGTTGGCAGAACAGCAAATGCGGGAAAAACAGCTACCCGTTGGGACTCATTTCTTGTTATCGGAATATCTAGACCAATTTCGCTCCCATTTTACGAGTCGTATGAATCCCTGTCGTGCCAAGGTTTCCGTTTATCTTGCCTCGGAAGAGGATTTAAATGATTTTGCCCTATCGTTGCTGAAACAATTACTCTTTATCACGGGGACAACGGGAATACAGCGATTTTGGGTCAGTTTGTTTGATGGAGAAGTTGCGTGA
- a CDS encoding Rieske 2Fe-2S domain-containing protein — protein sequence MDSRHTPSLVQSSFPAGGADPERFDPQEVWYPVYYLEDLDKRKLTTFTLLGQNLVIWWDQATESWRAFRDRCPHRLAPLSEGRINEEGLLECPYHGWTFSGQGHCESIPQQVAGGQAQLSQRACVQSFPTRAKQGLLFVYAGDPERATQTPLPLVDVLDESEEEWVCLNTFRDLPYDALTLLENVLDPSHIPYTHHRTVGDRANVGPVELEIIQADRQGFTGIWAEGPRQGKLGTQYTTFIAPSLMWHDLTSQQFGRTLTVVYATPIRQGECRLFARFPFKFPTKFPRLAIKLTPRWYSHLGQNRILEDDQIFLHFQERYLEELGGSENFAKAFYLPTKADLFVSSFRQWVNHYQVVLFPDASFSPPLSSKILLDRYHSHTEKCASCRGALANLKHLRSSSLILGAIALSLIPIFLVTGINSELMAILDSGIIALSAILWLGLGKFEQSFYQGQPIPPRNLPEKK from the coding sequence ATGGACAGCAGACACACACCCAGTTTAGTACAGTCTTCTTTTCCCGCAGGAGGAGCCGATCCAGAGCGATTTGATCCGCAGGAAGTTTGGTACCCCGTTTATTATCTAGAAGATTTAGATAAGCGGAAACTCACGACGTTTACCCTTCTAGGTCAGAATCTAGTCATTTGGTGGGATCAGGCTACAGAAAGTTGGCGAGCCTTTCGCGATCGCTGTCCCCATCGTTTGGCCCCGTTATCAGAGGGCAGAATTAATGAAGAAGGTTTGCTGGAATGTCCCTATCATGGTTGGACGTTTTCGGGCCAGGGCCACTGTGAAAGTATTCCCCAACAGGTAGCCGGAGGACAGGCTCAACTCTCTCAACGGGCCTGTGTACAATCTTTTCCGACCAGGGCAAAACAAGGGCTGTTATTTGTTTATGCGGGTGATCCAGAACGAGCAACACAAACTCCTTTACCCTTGGTGGATGTGTTGGATGAGTCGGAGGAGGAATGGGTCTGTTTAAATACTTTTCGGGATTTGCCCTACGATGCCTTAACATTACTGGAAAATGTGTTAGATCCCAGTCATATTCCCTATACTCATCATCGTACTGTTGGTGATCGCGCCAATGTGGGGCCAGTGGAATTAGAAATAATCCAAGCCGATCGTCAGGGTTTTACTGGGATATGGGCGGAGGGGCCAAGGCAAGGAAAATTAGGAACCCAATATACAACTTTTATCGCACCGAGCTTAATGTGGCATGATCTCACTTCTCAGCAATTCGGTCGTACCTTAACGGTTGTTTATGCGACCCCGATTCGTCAGGGAGAATGTCGTCTTTTTGCTCGTTTCCCTTTTAAGTTTCCAACAAAATTTCCTCGTTTAGCGATTAAATTAACCCCTCGCTGGTATTCCCATTTAGGGCAAAATCGTATTTTAGAAGATGATCAGATTTTTCTCCATTTTCAGGAACGTTATCTAGAAGAGTTAGGAGGAAGTGAAAATTTTGCTAAGGCTTTCTATTTACCAACCAAAGCTGATTTATTTGTTTCTAGTTTTCGCCAGTGGGTCAATCATTACCAAGTAGTATTATTTCCAGACGCATCCTTTTCGCCTCCCTTAAGCAGCAAAATTTTATTAGATCGTTACCATTCCCATACAGAAAAATGTGCTAGTTGTCGAGGTGCGTTAGCAAATCTTAAACATCTTCGTTCTAGTTCTCTAATTTTAGGGGCGATCGCCCTCAGTTTAATACCAATTTTTCTGGTGACTGGCATCAATAGTGAACTAATGGCTATTCTAGACAGTGGAATAATTGCCTTGAGTGCCATCTTGTGGTTAGGCTTGGGCAAGTTTGAACAATCTTTTTACCAAGGTCAGCCAATTCCTCCTCGTAATTTACCAGAGAAGAAATAA
- a CDS encoding ABC transporter permease produces MTHSPTAILNHWFNRLLSGLTSETFLYISKRLLQGLLTLLLASLLSFAIIQLAPGSYLDTLQQNPKISPETLKELKIQFGLDQPWYVQYGRWLWQVVSRFNFGQSFVYSRSVSSLLLERVPATLLLAIFSIIITWAIALPLGIISAVKQNTVLDRILRVVSYFGQGFPSFITALVLLILAQNVSPFLPVGNMTSIDYAEFSPLRKVGDILWHMILPTIALSITSFAGLQRLTRGQLLDVMRQDYIQTARAKGLPENKVIYVHALRNAINPLITLLGFEFASLLSGAFIAEFFFNWPGLGRLILQAVTAQDLYLVMGSLMMGAAMLIIGNLLADLLLKFVDPRIKLADLK; encoded by the coding sequence ATGACCCATTCCCCTACAGCAATCCTCAATCACTGGTTCAATCGATTACTGAGCGGCTTAACCAGTGAAACTTTTTTGTATATTAGCAAGCGACTCTTACAAGGATTGTTAACCTTGCTATTAGCCTCCTTGCTCAGTTTTGCCATTATTCAATTGGCTCCAGGCAGTTATCTGGATACGCTCCAGCAAAATCCGAAAATCTCTCCCGAAACCCTCAAGGAACTCAAAATTCAATTTGGTTTAGATCAGCCCTGGTATGTTCAATATGGTCGCTGGTTATGGCAAGTTGTTAGTCGTTTTAATTTTGGACAAAGTTTTGTCTATAGTCGCTCTGTTTCTTCTCTGCTTTTAGAACGGGTTCCTGCCACCCTTTTGTTGGCTATTTTTTCCATTATTATTACCTGGGCGATCGCCTTACCCCTAGGCATTATCAGTGCCGTTAAACAGAATACAGTTTTAGATCGAATTTTACGAGTCGTGAGTTATTTTGGCCAGGGTTTCCCCAGTTTTATTACCGCGCTCGTGTTATTAATCCTGGCCCAAAATGTCTCTCCCTTTTTACCCGTCGGCAATATGACCAGTATTGATTATGCTGAATTTTCTCCCCTAAGAAAGGTGGGGGACATTCTATGGCATATGATCCTGCCCACTATTGCTCTGAGCATTACCAGTTTTGCTGGCTTGCAGCGTTTAACCAGGGGGCAACTCTTAGATGTTATGCGCCAGGATTATATTCAAACCGCACGAGCAAAGGGATTACCAGAAAATAAAGTCATTTATGTTCATGCTCTGCGTAACGCGATTAATCCCCTCATTACTTTATTGGGGTTCGAGTTTGCTAGTTTACTCAGTGGGGCCTTTATTGCGGAATTTTTCTTTAATTGGCCCGGTTTAGGAAGATTAATTTTGCAAGCTGTCACTGCCCAGGATCTTTATTTGGTAATGGGTAGCTTGATGATGGGAGCCGCGATGTTAATTATTGGGAATTTGCTGGCTGATTTATTATTAAAATTTGTTGATCCTCGCATTAAGTTAGCTGATCTTAAATAA
- a CDS encoding 1-acyl-sn-glycerol-3-phosphate acyltransferase, which translates to MPKQGPVIIAPTHRSRWDALLVSLAVGRGVSGRDLRFMVTATEMTGIQGWFIRHLGGFPIDLKHPEFTILAHSVALLKEGEWLVIFPEGGIFRDNKVHPLKRGVGRIALEVLAQQPDSSIQILPIGLQYDPSCPTWGSQAKIEIGKPLAVSDYEATSMKSSSEALTLTLQQCLQALIDKSLFKIS; encoded by the coding sequence ATGCCGAAACAAGGGCCGGTGATTATTGCCCCTACCCATCGATCGCGTTGGGATGCTCTGCTGGTTTCTTTGGCAGTTGGTCGGGGAGTCAGTGGTCGTGATCTACGTTTTATGGTGACAGCAACGGAGATGACCGGCATTCAAGGTTGGTTTATTAGACATCTGGGCGGCTTTCCCATTGATCTAAAACATCCAGAGTTCACTATTCTGGCCCATAGTGTGGCGTTGCTTAAGGAGGGAGAATGGTTAGTAATTTTTCCTGAAGGCGGTATTTTTCGAGACAATAAGGTTCATCCCTTGAAACGAGGAGTTGGACGCATTGCCCTAGAAGTCTTGGCCCAACAACCTGATAGTTCTATTCAAATTTTACCCATTGGCCTTCAATATGATCCTTCTTGTCCCACCTGGGGAAGCCAGGCTAAAATTGAAATCGGTAAACCCCTGGCCGTATCTGACTATGAGGCAACTTCCATGAAATCTAGTTCAGAAGCTTTAACCTTGACCTTGCAGCAATGTCTTCAAGCCTTGATTGACAAGTCGTTATTTAAGATCAGCTAA
- a CDS encoding DUF4335 domain-containing protein — MNIRRQYSLPNCTLILEGLSDGSNPHDFRPPLTILVNAQCQFMGVNQRLEGGRAFLESLAKTVNRYAQECLSGVHYPLENESNDGDHLELVALADPSLHRLIWYPAPELHQAPVSIQLSTVQLFDLVEAVDQFIADSQTLPDFSVKLQPVPRRYRQPDEPLAQRAVPAAFGLLSLAIAGFAIYFLPLPNVRKPANKPVAPPTQTLPPGNTSPPPTATPTPVNPR; from the coding sequence GTGAATATTCGTCGTCAGTACAGTTTGCCCAATTGCACGCTCATTTTAGAAGGGCTGAGTGATGGCAGTAATCCCCATGATTTCAGACCCCCGCTTACTATTTTGGTCAATGCCCAATGCCAGTTTATGGGCGTGAACCAACGCTTAGAAGGGGGACGGGCTTTTCTGGAAAGTTTGGCTAAGACAGTTAATCGCTATGCTCAGGAATGTTTGAGTGGGGTTCACTATCCTCTAGAAAATGAGAGCAATGATGGCGATCACCTTGAATTAGTTGCATTGGCGGATCCTTCCCTACATCGTCTGATTTGGTATCCTGCCCCCGAACTGCATCAAGCTCCTGTTTCTATTCAGTTATCAACGGTACAGCTTTTTGATTTGGTGGAGGCGGTGGATCAATTCATTGCGGATAGCCAAACCTTGCCCGATTTTTCAGTTAAATTACAACCTGTTCCCCGTCGTTATCGTCAACCCGATGAACCTTTAGCTCAACGGGCTGTTCCGGCGGCTTTTGGACTTCTCAGTTTGGCGATCGCCGGCTTTGCTATTTACTTTCTGCCCCTTCCTAACGTTCGTAAACCAGCGAATAAACCAGTGGCTCCTCCGACTCAAACCCTACCGCCAGGGAATACCAGTCCTCCGCCAACGGCAACACCGACACCCGTAAATCCACGATAG
- a CDS encoding adenine phosphoribosyltransferase, with amino-acid sequence MDLKSLIRDIPDFPKPGIVFRDITTLLSDAAGLRYTLDTLTQKCREADLIPDYVVGMESRGFLFGVPLAYQLGAGFIPVRKPGKLPAAVHQVEYDLEYGTDILEIHQDALEAHHRVLIVDDLMATGGTAKATAVLLSRIGCEVLGFAFIIELKALGGRKKLPEIPIITLVEY; translated from the coding sequence ATGGATCTGAAGTCATTAATACGGGATATTCCCGATTTTCCCAAACCTGGCATTGTCTTTCGGGATATTACCACCCTGCTCAGTGATGCGGCTGGACTCCGCTATACCCTCGATACCTTAACCCAAAAATGTCGTGAAGCGGATCTGATCCCTGACTACGTGGTCGGGATGGAATCTAGAGGCTTTCTGTTTGGGGTTCCCCTAGCCTATCAATTAGGGGCTGGGTTTATTCCCGTTCGTAAACCAGGTAAACTACCCGCCGCCGTTCATCAAGTGGAATATGATCTAGAGTATGGGACAGATATCTTAGAAATTCATCAAGATGCCCTCGAAGCCCATCATCGCGTTTTGATTGTGGATGATTTAATGGCCACGGGGGGAACGGCTAAGGCCACGGCCGTTTTATTATCTCGCATTGGCTGTGAAGTATTGGGATTTGCTTTTATCATTGAACTTAAGGCATTAGGAGGACGAAAAAAATTGCCAGAAATACCAATTATTACTCTCGTTGAATATTAA
- a CDS encoding IS630 family transposase — MIKLEFTEEDKRLLSYGRFNHPHPRVQLKMEVLWLKSQGLSHQKIAQFAGVSVNTVTSYIRDYQEGGIEKLKEIKFNRPKSELTEHQGTIEAYFESNPPATINEAVKRIEELTGIKRSPTQVRKFLKSIGMRCLKVGTIPSKADVEAQDSYREKELEPRLEEAKAGKRAVFFVDASHFVMGAFVNFIWCFKRIFIKSPSGRKRFNVLGALNAITHEVIMVTNSSYITGTQVCELLEKIAELGLLIPITLVLDNARYQKCRIVQELAESLGIELLYLPPYSPNLNLIERLWKFVKKKCLYAKYYEDFTQFSAAISGCLEDANVKYKEELDSLLTLRFQRFDKSQIMNV, encoded by the coding sequence ATGATTAAGTTAGAATTTACAGAAGAAGACAAAAGACTGTTGTCTTACGGTCGGTTTAATCACCCGCATCCTAGAGTGCAGCTAAAGATGGAAGTTTTATGGCTAAAAAGTCAGGGATTGTCTCATCAAAAAATTGCTCAATTCGCAGGAGTTTCAGTAAATACGGTGACAAGCTATATCCGTGATTATCAAGAGGGCGGGATAGAAAAACTAAAAGAAATAAAATTTAATCGCCCGAAAAGCGAGTTAACAGAGCATCAAGGGACAATTGAGGCATATTTTGAGTCAAATCCACCAGCAACAATAAATGAAGCAGTAAAAAGAATAGAAGAATTAACAGGAATAAAAAGAAGTCCGACGCAAGTCAGAAAATTTTTAAAGTCAATAGGAATGAGGTGTCTAAAGGTGGGAACAATTCCATCAAAAGCAGATGTAGAAGCTCAGGATAGCTATAGAGAAAAAGAGCTAGAACCAAGGCTAGAAGAGGCAAAAGCAGGAAAAAGGGCAGTTTTCTTTGTAGATGCCTCTCATTTTGTAATGGGAGCATTTGTAAATTTTATATGGTGCTTCAAGAGGATTTTTATTAAGTCACCATCAGGGAGAAAACGTTTTAATGTGTTAGGAGCATTAAATGCAATTACCCATGAAGTAATTATGGTAACGAACAGTTCTTATATTACGGGAACTCAGGTTTGTGAACTCCTAGAAAAGATAGCAGAATTAGGACTATTAATACCGATTACGTTGGTATTAGACAATGCTCGTTATCAAAAATGCCGAATTGTGCAGGAGTTGGCAGAATCATTAGGAATAGAGTTACTGTACTTACCTCCTTATTCTCCTAACTTGAATTTAATTGAAAGACTGTGGAAGTTTGTGAAGAAGAAGTGTTTATACGCAAAATATTATGAAGATTTTACGCAGTTTTCTGCAGCAATTTCAGGATGTCTTGAGGATGCTAACGTAAAATATAAGGAGGAGCTTGATTCTCTGCTCACCTTACGATTTCAACGCTTTGATAAATCTCAGATTATGAACGTTTGA
- a CDS encoding tetratricopeptide repeat protein, with the protein MKYSNVGAIGDHNQVTQNIIVQSPDYQALMAGIKDKKRLLRLETDPLEELEISGELEQLEAQLEQFKENIVRLAEIFSKIEINTERLRQAKDYFDQGQFREADAILQAEEMVKDLNKLLQKDQQLDREKAEVRASREQIANEFLIKAQLWATFYEQSNRFEQTCEYFAESLRALKTTDNLFAYAHFLDEHYQLDQANLYYTEALEICRNLGDLPDVAITLNNLAVLHDIKNERLIAEQEYQEALQIYQELAVENPRSFLPYVATTLNNLAILHSDKNEIVIAEQEYQEALQIYRELALKNPRSFRPDGAMTLNNLAALHYAKNEMAIAEQEYQEALQISRELAVENPRSFLPDVAQTLNNLANLHQNKNEMAIAEQEYQEALQIRRELAVENPRSFLPDVATTLNNLAVLHSDKNEMAIALAEYQEALQIRRELAVENPRSFLPDVAMTLINLSIFYAQAQSKKSLWSRIFRTGSKTENKDTNAKLLAQEMTEIAQQFPDLPRVQQYAEAARQVLENLGAN; encoded by the coding sequence TTGAAGTATAGTAATGTGGGGGCGATCGGGGATCATAATCAGGTCACTCAGAATATCATTGTGCAATCTCCTGATTATCAAGCTTTGATGGCTGGGATTAAGGATAAAAAAAGGCTTTTACGGCTAGAGACTGATCCTTTAGAAGAATTAGAAATTTCTGGGGAATTAGAACAACTGGAAGCGCAGTTAGAGCAGTTTAAGGAAAATATTGTCAGGTTAGCCGAAATTTTTAGCAAAATCGAAATCAATACGGAACGCCTACGACAAGCGAAGGACTATTTTGATCAAGGGCAATTTCGGGAAGCGGATGCGATTTTGCAAGCGGAAGAAATGGTCAAGGATTTGAATAAACTCCTGCAAAAAGACCAACAGCTTGATCGAGAAAAGGCGGAAGTCAGAGCCAGCCGTGAACAAATCGCCAACGAGTTTCTGATTAAAGCCCAACTCTGGGCCACTTTTTATGAGCAGTCCAACCGCTTTGAGCAGACCTGTGAATATTTTGCTGAGTCCCTACGGGCATTGAAAACAACAGACAATTTATTTGCCTACGCTCATTTTCTGGATGAACATTATCAATTGGATCAAGCGAATCTTTATTACACAGAAGCTCTTGAGATTTGTAGAAATTTAGGGGACTTGCCCGATGTGGCCATTACTCTCAACAACTTAGCTGTTTTGCATGATATTAAAAATGAAAGGTTGATCGCGGAGCAAGAATACCAAGAGGCATTGCAGATTTATCAAGAATTAGCGGTAGAGAATCCCCGTTCTTTTCTGCCCTATGTGGCCACGACTCTCAACAATTTGGCTATTTTGCATAGTGATAAAAATGAAATAGTGATCGCGGAGCAAGAATACCAAGAGGCTTTACAGATTTACCGAGAATTAGCGTTAAAGAATCCCCGTTCTTTTCGGCCTGATGGGGCAATGACTCTCAACAATTTGGCGGCTTTGCATTACGCTAAAAATGAAATGGCGATCGCGGAGCAAGAATACCAAGAGGCTTTGCAGATAAGCAGAGAATTGGCAGTAGAGAATCCCCGTTCTTTTCTGCCCGATGTGGCACAGACTCTCAACAATTTGGCTAATTTGCATCAGAATAAAAATGAAATGGCGATCGCGGAGCAAGAATACCAAGAGGCTTTGCAGATTAGGAGAGAATTAGCGGTAGAGAATCCCCGTTCTTTTCTGCCCGATGTGGCCACGACTCTCAACAATTTGGCTGTTTTGCATAGTGATAAAAATGAAATGGCGATCGCGCTGGCAGAATACCAAGAGGCATTGCAGATTAGGAGAGAATTAGCGGTAGAGAATCCCCGTTCTTTTCTGCCCGATGTGGCCATGACCTTGATTAATCTCAGTATTTTTTATGCACAAGCTCAATCTAAAAAATCTTTATGGTCACGAATCTTTCGCACTGGGTCAAAGACAGAAAATAAAGACACTAACGCAAAATTACTAGCCCAAGAAATGACTGAAATTGCCCAACAGTTTCCCGATCTGCCAAGGGTTCAACAATATGCCGAGGCCGCCCGCCAAGTTTTAGAAAATTTAGGAGCAAATTAA
- a CDS encoding tetratricopeptide repeat protein — MGQSRLAICSNYTLQIKLDTTVPKRNWLLFLLMGMGFWTWATPSQGQALLPYNPNLNTEQIEQQGLSLTEDVIQLVRFQQYDLALARAKLAVQLAPQRFQTWFILGTLYLQQDKVDLGIQSLLKAQSMAPEEAGIKFTLGNAYFQKGDYTTAIAALQAGLKIKPETTAALFDLGNSYLKLGQYGDAILSYEKAVSIDKNFWPAINNMGLVNFEQGDLEGALKKWDQAISIDKEQAEPQLARAVALYSQGKQEVGLKAGETALKLDSRYADLKFLQENLWGDRLLQETKTFLSNPQIKTFLATLPPPSENIDKKAAE, encoded by the coding sequence ATGGGTCAATCCAGACTGGCAATCTGCTCAAACTATACTCTACAAATAAAATTAGATACCACAGTGCCTAAACGTAATTGGTTATTGTTTCTATTGATGGGAATGGGATTCTGGACTTGGGCAACACCGAGCCAGGGACAAGCACTTTTACCCTATAACCCCAATCTGAATACTGAGCAAATCGAGCAACAAGGATTGTCACTGACAGAGGATGTGATTCAGCTAGTTCGCTTTCAACAGTACGATCTGGCTCTAGCTAGAGCCAAGTTAGCGGTTCAATTAGCTCCCCAACGTTTTCAAACCTGGTTTATTCTAGGTACTCTTTATTTACAACAAGACAAGGTGGATCTGGGTATTCAAAGTTTATTAAAAGCCCAATCAATGGCCCCAGAGGAAGCCGGAATTAAATTTACCTTAGGCAATGCCTATTTCCAGAAAGGAGACTATACAACCGCGATCGCCGCTTTACAGGCCGGTCTGAAGATTAAACCGGAAACCACTGCTGCCCTTTTTGATCTGGGCAATTCCTATCTCAAACTCGGTCAGTATGGAGATGCTATTCTGAGTTACGAAAAAGCTGTCTCTATCGATAAGAATTTTTGGCCAGCTATTAATAATATGGGGTTAGTTAACTTTGAGCAGGGAGATCTAGAAGGAGCCTTAAAAAAATGGGATCAGGCCATTAGCATTGACAAAGAGCAGGCAGAACCCCAATTAGCGAGAGCCGTTGCCCTCTATAGTCAGGGAAAACAAGAAGTAGGGTTAAAAGCTGGAGAAACTGCCTTAAAGTTGGATAGTCGCTATGCTGATCTTAAATTTTTGCAGGAAAATCTCTGGGGCGATCGCTTACTTCAGGAAACGAAGACCTTTTTGAGTAATCCCCAAATTAAAACATTTTTAGCCACCTTACCTCCTCCGTCCGAAAATATAGATAAAAAAGCCGCAGAATAG
- a CDS encoding type II toxin-antitoxin system Phd/YefM family antitoxin, with translation MTTTLNFNQTFEQLCEQAIATRQPVEIQQEGRENVSLIPTAELNSLLETAYLFSSQENADRLLDSLKRAKARSNQPRTLETLRQEFHFHYNS, from the coding sequence ATGACAACAACCCTGAACTTCAATCAAACCTTTGAGCAACTTTGTGAACAGGCGATCGCAACTCGACAACCCGTAGAAATTCAACAGGAAGGGCGAGAAAATGTTTCTTTAATTCCTACCGCCGAACTTAATAGCCTCCTAGAAACTGCCTATTTATTCAGTTCTCAGGAAAATGCCGATCGCCTTCTCGATTCCCTTAAACGCGCTAAAGCCAGAAGCAATCAACCCAGAACTTTAGAAACCCTACGCCAGGAGTTTCATTTTCATTACAATTCTTAA